One genomic window of Halovivax cerinus includes the following:
- a CDS encoding ABC transporter substrate-binding protein has translation MTQLTRRKFVAASGVAGSAALAGCTGGDSSDGDYTIEIGTLLPESGQLSGIGTTMVDAADLAFSTVDDGADSLGVDATLGDSQSTPEDGISTANNLANSGVPAVVGGASTNVHISAAEQVFIPNGMCACSPSATAVSITQMADDDLLFRTTPSDALQGQVMAEYATEEMGAQTAAVLHVNDDYGSALSGAFVSAFEEAGGTVQQEVSYETAATSYTSRIESAVQDDPDLLSVIGYAESGIQLFRDYYAQYSASRDIMTVDGLNTARIPNEVGREMDNVVGTAPMAQGPGRDAFTSMYQEEFDAEPGPFNGATFDAAAVLMLANAAAGENDGAAISEQMRAVTSEGELTVSPDNIAEGVEAAYNGDDVGYQGASSQVSFDDNGDLVTGTYEVWAYAPDTERGIETIETFTV, from the coding sequence GTGACACAACTTACCAGACGGAAGTTCGTGGCCGCGTCCGGCGTCGCGGGCAGCGCCGCACTCGCGGGGTGTACCGGCGGCGACTCGTCCGATGGCGACTACACGATCGAGATCGGAACGTTACTCCCGGAGTCGGGACAGCTCTCGGGGATCGGAACGACGATGGTCGACGCGGCCGACCTCGCGTTTAGTACGGTCGACGATGGCGCCGACTCCCTCGGCGTCGACGCGACGCTCGGAGACTCCCAGTCGACGCCAGAGGACGGAATCAGCACGGCCAACAACCTCGCCAACAGCGGGGTTCCCGCCGTCGTCGGCGGCGCGTCGACGAACGTCCACATCTCCGCGGCCGAACAGGTGTTCATCCCGAACGGTATGTGCGCGTGTAGTCCGTCGGCGACGGCCGTCTCCATCACGCAGATGGCCGACGACGACCTGCTCTTTCGGACGACGCCCAGCGACGCGCTGCAGGGGCAGGTGATGGCGGAGTACGCGACCGAGGAGATGGGTGCACAGACGGCAGCGGTCCTGCACGTCAACGACGACTACGGATCGGCGCTCTCCGGCGCGTTCGTCTCGGCCTTCGAGGAGGCCGGTGGAACCGTCCAGCAGGAGGTGTCCTACGAGACGGCGGCGACGTCCTACACGTCGCGGATCGAGTCCGCGGTCCAGGACGATCCCGACCTGCTCAGCGTGATCGGCTACGCGGAGAGCGGCATCCAGCTGTTCAGGGACTACTACGCACAGTACTCTGCGAGTCGTGACATCATGACCGTCGACGGGTTGAACACGGCGCGGATCCCAAACGAAGTCGGCCGCGAGATGGACAACGTCGTCGGAACGGCACCGATGGCACAGGGCCCCGGCCGAGACGCGTTCACGTCGATGTACCAGGAGGAGTTCGACGCCGAACCCGGACCGTTCAACGGTGCGACGTTCGACGCCGCGGCCGTCCTGATGCTCGCAAACGCGGCCGCTGGTGAGAACGACGGCGCGGCGATCAGCGAGCAGATGCGGGCCGTCACGTCCGAGGGCGAGCTGACCGTCAGCCCCGACAATATCGCCGAAGGCGTCGAAGCCGCGTACAACGGCGACGACGTCGGGTACCAGGGGGCCTCGAGTCAGGTCAGTTTCGACGACAACGGCGACCTGGTCACCGGTACCTACGAGGTCTGGGCGTACGCACCCGACACCGAACGCGGGATCGAAACCATCGAGACGTTCACGGTGTAA
- a CDS encoding ABC transporter ATP-binding protein yields MSLLSVSDLDAGYGDLQILQSIDLTVDAGEYVTIVGPNGAGKSTAMKAICSVADVMGGSVQFDDVDITGVQQSDVIRHGLSYVPQNGNVFESMTVQENLEMGGYILDEIPQERFDAVYDRFPVLRERTDQTVGTMSGGQRQMVAMGQALMLDPQLLLLDEPSAGLAPDLVDEMFDKIDEINDGGTAILMVEQNAKEALRRCDRGYVLAQGKNYHEGPGRELLDDEQVRQDFLGG; encoded by the coding sequence ATGAGCCTCCTCTCGGTCTCCGACCTCGACGCGGGGTACGGCGACCTCCAGATCCTCCAGTCGATCGACCTCACCGTCGACGCGGGCGAGTACGTCACCATCGTGGGGCCGAACGGCGCCGGGAAGTCGACAGCGATGAAGGCCATCTGTTCCGTCGCGGACGTGATGGGTGGCTCCGTTCAGTTCGACGACGTCGACATCACCGGGGTCCAACAGTCGGACGTCATCCGCCACGGGCTCTCGTACGTCCCGCAGAACGGAAACGTGTTCGAGTCGATGACCGTCCAGGAGAACCTGGAGATGGGCGGGTACATCTTAGACGAGATCCCGCAGGAACGCTTCGACGCTGTGTACGATCGGTTCCCCGTGCTTCGGGAGCGAACCGACCAGACGGTCGGGACGATGAGTGGCGGCCAGCGCCAGATGGTCGCCATGGGTCAGGCGCTCATGCTCGACCCGCAACTGCTGTTGCTCGACGAACCGTCCGCGGGACTCGCCCCCGACCTGGTCGACGAGATGTTCGACAAGATCGACGAGATCAACGACGGCGGGACGGCTATTCTGATGGTCGAACAGAACGCGAAAGAGGCGTTGCGCCGGTGCGACAGGGGGTACGTCCTCGCGCAGGGGAAGAACTACCACGAGGGTCCCGGTCGGGAACTACTCGACGACGAGCAGGTGCGCCAGGACTTCCTCGGCGGGTGA
- a CDS encoding ABC transporter ATP-binding protein, protein MTERSSSGEAVTDPKLSVTGLEKTFDGITAVDGVSFDVQAGEMTGLIGPNGAGKSTTFNCITNLIEPDAGSVVFDGQDVTGLPTHRVARTGLVRTFQIARELREMTVLENMMVSSKEQTESAIHAVTPGLRENVRTEEEAILEQAWETLEFFDIEHVAHEYAGTLSGGQRKLLELARALMADPDMLLLDEPFAGVNPTLEERLLDRLHALTDQGYTFLIVEHDIDLIMNNCVRVLVMHQGQLLAEGAPETVRDDERVIDAYLGGEAAQ, encoded by the coding sequence ATGACTGAGCGGTCCAGCTCGGGCGAGGCGGTCACCGATCCGAAGCTCTCCGTCACCGGTCTCGAAAAGACGTTCGACGGGATCACGGCGGTCGACGGCGTCTCGTTCGACGTGCAGGCCGGCGAGATGACCGGTCTCATCGGTCCCAACGGCGCCGGCAAGTCGACGACGTTCAACTGTATCACGAACCTCATCGAACCGGACGCAGGGAGCGTGGTCTTCGATGGGCAGGACGTCACGGGACTGCCGACCCACCGGGTGGCGCGAACGGGACTGGTGCGAACCTTCCAGATCGCGCGGGAGCTCCGCGAGATGACGGTCCTCGAAAACATGATGGTCAGTTCGAAAGAACAAACGGAGTCGGCGATCCACGCCGTGACGCCGGGGTTGCGCGAGAACGTCCGCACAGAGGAAGAAGCGATCCTCGAACAGGCCTGGGAGACGCTCGAGTTCTTCGACATCGAGCACGTCGCCCACGAGTACGCGGGGACGCTCTCCGGCGGGCAACGAAAGCTCCTCGAACTGGCTCGCGCCCTGATGGCCGACCCGGACATGCTCCTGTTAGACGAGCCGTTCGCCGGCGTGAATCCGACGCTGGAGGAGCGACTGCTCGATCGACTGCACGCGCTGACGGATCAGGGGTACACGTTCCTCATCGTCGAACACGACATCGACCTCATCATGAACAACTGCGTCCGCGTCCTCGTCATGCATCAAGGACAGTTACTCGCGGAGGGAGCGCCCGAGACCGTACGCGACGACGAACGGGTCATCGACGCGTACCTCGGGGGTGAGGCGGCACAATGA